One segment of Anopheles stephensi strain Indian chromosome 3, UCI_ANSTEP_V1.0, whole genome shotgun sequence DNA contains the following:
- the LOC118511729 gene encoding syntaxin-5, which produces MQSRARRRYGADDTGDSFAVITIGSDGPTNSHQRVEDIPEKPKYPQPNSATSWLPSISQRIFASVAPAPSNPEPRNAWHDRVPPKQQGTGGYWTGNGASSSAVADDDDEDTSLGKDSLIPEFTMTARDRSGEFASAIRSLQGRNIQRAVNLKDPRKAKHMQSYSEFMMIAKHIGKNIASTYTKLEKLTLLAKKKTLFDDRPAEIQELTYIIKGDLNSLNQQIARLQEVSKSQRRSTNGKHLLSHSSNMVVALQAKLANMSSDFKQVLEVRTENLKQQKTRRDQFSQGPMAGGLPPSTMRGSTQGSLLLQEQQDQVCIDMGGSSAAGGSSSERAPLLQQQQQLVLYDESDSYVQERAETMQNIESTIVELGGIFQQLAHMVKEQEEMVERIDSNLQDVELNVEAAHGEILKYFQSVTKNRWLMIKIFGVLILFFIFFVIFLA; this is translated from the exons ATGCAATCAAGGGCAAGACGTCGATACGGTGCTGACGATACGGGTGACTCATTCGCTGTAATTACAATCGGTTCGGACGGACCTACCAACAGCCACCAGCGCGTAGAAGACATCCCCGAAAAACCCAAATATCCGCAGCCGAACTCAGCCACCAGCTGGTTACCATCGATATCGCAGCGAATCTTTGCTTCCGTTGCACCTGCCCCATCGAACCCGGAACCACGTAACGCTTGGCACGACCGGGTGCCACCCAAGCAGCAAGGTACAGGAGGATATTGGACGGGTAACGGAGCCAGCTCATCAGCGGTtgcggacgacgacgacgaggacacATCGCTCGGAAAGGATAGTTTGATACCGGAGTTCACGATGACCGCAAGGGACCGTTCGGGGGAGTTTGCGAGCGCAATCCGCTCGCTGCAGGGACGCAACATACAGCGGGCCGTAAATCTGAAGGACCCGCGGAAGGCGAAACACATGCAAAGCTATTCCGAATTTATGATGATTGCCAAACACATTGGCAAAAACATTGCCAGCACGTATACCAAGCTGGAAAAGTTAACGCTGT tggcaaagaaaaagacgCTGTTCGACGACCGACCGGCAGAGATTCAGGAGCTGACGTACATTATCAAGGGTGATCTAAACTCGCTCAATCAGCAAATTGCCCGGCTGCAGGAAGTCTCGAAATCGCAACGAAGGTCCACAAACGGCAAACATTTGCTCTCACATTCCTCCAACATGGTTGTCGCGTTGCAAGCCAAGCTGGCCAACATGAGTTCCGACTTTAAGCAGGTGCTTGAGGTACGGACGGAAAACTTGAAGCAGCAGAAAACTCGACGCGATCAG TTCAGTCAAGGTCCAATGGCGGGTGGATTGCCTCCCTCGACGATGCGAGGCTCAACGCAAGGAAGCTTGCTGCTGCAGGAACAGCAGGATCAGGTCTGCATCGATATGGGAGGATCGTCTGCGGCCGGTGGTTCCAGCTCGGAGCGGGCACCACtattacagcagcagcaacagctcgtACTGTACGACGAATCGGACAGCTACGTGCAGGAACGGGCCGAAACGATGCAAAACATCGAAAGCACGATCGTGGAACTGGGTGGCATCTTTCAGCAGCTAGCGCATATGGTTAAGGAGCAGGAGGAGATGGTGGAACGGATCGATAGCAATCTGCAGGACGTCGAGCTGAACGTGGAGGCGGCACATGGGGAAATTCTCAAGTACTTCCAATCCGTCACCAAGAACCGCTGGCTAATGATCAAGATCTTTGGCGTGCTGATattgtttttcatctttttcgTTATCTTCCTGGCGTAG